A region of Cyprinus carpio isolate SPL01 unplaced genomic scaffold, ASM1834038v1 S000006648, whole genome shotgun sequence DNA encodes the following proteins:
- the LOC122144356 gene encoding N-chimaerin-like gives MKTYNVITGALKLYFMLDRCRSRHHQLTDPYERFGCELCSEALKQMPPAHCETLRYLMAHLKRVTQNEKHNLMNAENLGIVFGPTLMRAPDLDAMTALNDIRYQRQVVELLIKNEDILF, from the exons ATGAAGACATACAACGTCATCACAGGTGCTCTTAAACTCTACTTCATGTTGGACCGCTGCCGATCCCGTCATCAC cAGCTGACAGACCCGTATGAGCGGTTTGGCTGTGAGCTCTGCAGTGAAGCTCTGAAGCAGATGCCTCCGGCTCACTGTGAAACACTGCGATATCTCATGGCACATTTAAAGAG ggtAACTCAGAACGAGAAGCATAACCTGATGAACGCTGAGAATCTGGGCATCGTGTTCGGCCCGACTTTGATGCGGGCGCCTGATCTGGACGCCATGACGGCTCTGAACGACATCCGCTACCAGAGGCAGGTGGTGGAGTTACTCATCAAGAATGAAGACATCCTCTTCTAG